Proteins encoded in a region of the Cyclopterus lumpus isolate fCycLum1 chromosome 23, fCycLum1.pri, whole genome shotgun sequence genome:
- the ndufb2 gene encoding NADH dehydrogenase [ubiquinone] 1 beta subcomplex subunit 2, mitochondrial, protein MSSLGRALGVLRTGSQLLRRSTQKITTRKAGDGPHIEPQYRAYPQITKNQKFQSELLSGAMWFWILWHCWHDPDAVMGHFPWPDASAWTDEELGIPADDEE, encoded by the exons ATGTCTTCTCTAGGACGGGCGTTGGGAGTTCTTCGGACCGGAAGTCAGCTCCTCAGACGCAGTACGCAAAAGATAACGACCAGAAA ggcGGGCGATGGGCCGCACATCGAGCCCCAGTACAGGGCATATCCTCAGATAACGAAGAACCAGAAGTTCCAGTCGGAGCTCCTTAGCGGTGCCATGTGGTTCTGGATCCTGTGGCATTGCTGGCACGACCCTGATGCAGTCATG GGTCACTTCCCCTGGCCTGACGCCTCTGCATGGACAGATGAAGAGCTTGGAATCCCAGCGGACGACGAGGAATAA